From the Plasmodium vivax chromosome 5, whole genome shotgun sequence genome, one window contains:
- a CDS encoding hypothetical protein, conserved (encoded by transcript PVX_089085A), with the protein MSTTGEVGNPAKVEEGGSKKSARVEDGTAPPLVKEKNETVEKPDHGDEGAEPKNEQGANDKCLQNDSSESAERKGRKKRKIQKGDVKSCDLKSCDGENEANRKGIENVSGEKEDEGTLSSDDKSSSSDEDHDGLLLTSKFKKKFSDLLLKLKSKDASLLPKEGDFFFHDSDFETDVSDDGGEGEGDGSEGGKGDQVGEVNEVGQVDQVGESAASRGSLNYADYFKDILMKEGSHAIDEEEEKLIEKEKEACSQKNKKSYLNEQEELKKKIIEACKIAEEQNENEGDDGNFFTIKEKTEKEILEEKTYYENFLKTSKIVKEEDGLLKEYWNDNLNKDEEFLRDYILKELWREDKIHNVYEDIDEVDDEELDKAAKFEKTYNFRYEEQNGNIINSNPRQIKSSVRIDMRKEKRREKRREKRKRQRERKRKNLTEDLKMEGSKKGKKKESKQDRKRANAVSGEGGGDAEDNDTANMCLPKEEKKKKKKKKATGEDAGTVENSNDMWFLCDECNVPISPLNYVYECTCCDNFAVCKPCFKKITHEHDLKKQVVPLHCAPPKDYQKGNAPDISGPKSNNRNGGEKKYSELEYLENDSSAYEDLIDDMPIRFKYFKVKPETFKLTTDYILKTDDETLNQIVPLHYVSPYFKHDGKAKLRDFSGKKGDAQEKKRPKFNGRAAARKGRGD; encoded by the coding sequence atgagcaccaCTGGGGAAGTTGGAAACCCTGCAAAGGtcgaagaggggggaagtaaaAAGAGCGCCCGAGTGGAGGATGGAACAGCCCCGCCCcttgttaaagaaaaaaacgaaacggTTGAAAAACCTGATCATGGGGACGAAGGGGCCGAGCCAAAAAACGAACAGGGCGCCAATGATAAGTGTCTTCAAAATGATTCCTCAGAAAGTGCAGaacgaaagggaagaaaaaaaaggaaaattcaaAAGGGCGATGTAAAAAGTTGCGATTTAAAAAGTTGCGATGGAGAAAATGAGGCGAACCGTAAGGGAATCGAAAACGTAtcaggggaaaaagaagatgaGGGAACCCTGTCAAGTGACGATAAAAGCTCGAGCAGTGATGAAGACCATGACGGTTTGTTGCTCACTTccaagtttaaaaaaaagttcagcGATTTGCTACTCAAGTTGAAAAGTAAAGATGCCAGCCTGCTGCCCAAGGAGggcgacttttttttccacgacAGTGATTTTGAGACGGACGTGTCGGAcgacgggggggaaggcgaaGGGGATGGaagcgaagggggaaaaggtgACCAAGTTGGCGAAGTTAACGAAGTGGGCCAAGTTGACCAAGTGGGCGAAAGCGCCGCCAGCAGGGGCAGCCTGAACTATGCGGACTACTTCAAAGACATCCTAATGAAGGAGGGGTCGCATGCCAttgacgaggaggaggaaaaactgatcgagaaggaaaaagaagcctgctcgcaaaaaaacaaaaagagcTACCTAAACGAGCaggaggaattaaaaaaaaaaattatagaggCATGCAAAATTGCAGAGGaacaaaacgaaaatgaaggTGACGATGGAAATTTCTTCAccataaaggaaaaaacggaaaaggaaattctggaggaaaaaacatattatgaAAACTTCCTAAAGACGTCCAAAATTGTAAAGGAAGAGGATGGACTGCTAAAGGAATACTGGAATGacaatttaaataaagaTGAAGAATTTTTAAGGGACTATATTTTGAAAGAATTGTGGAGGGAAGATAAAATCCACAACGTTTATGAAGACATTGACGAAGTTGACGATGAAGAATTGGATAAAGCTGCCAAGTTTGAAAAGACGTACAATTTTCGCTATGAAGAACAGAAtggaaatattataaattccAACCCGCGCCAAATAAAGAGCAGCGTGAGGATTGACatgaggaaggaaaagaggagggaaaagcggagagaaaagaggaagaggcagaGGGAGAGGAAGCGAAAGAACCTCACGGAGGATTTGAAAATGgagggcagcaaaaaaggcaagaaaaaggaaagcaaacaGGACCGCAAAAGGGCAAACGCTGTTAGcggcgagggggggggagacgcGGAGGATAACGACACTGCCAATATGTGCCTtccaaaggaggaaaaaaaaaaaaaaaaaaaaaaaaaggcaaccgGTGAAGATGCGGGTACGGTGGAAAATTCGAACGATATGTGGTTTTTATGCGACGAATGCAATGTGCCTATTAGCCCCCTCAATTATGTGTACGAGTGCACCTGTTGCGACAACTTTGCCGTGTGTAAACcctgttttaaaaaaataacacatgAACATGATTTGAAGAAGCAGGTAGTACCTCTGCATTGCGCGCCTCCAAAGGATTACCAAAAAGGGAATGCCCCCGACATAAGTGGACCCAAAAGTAACAACCGCAATGGCGGTGAGAAGAAGTATAGCGAATTGGAATACCTGGAGAACGACTCGAGTGCTTATGAAGACCTAATTGATGACATGCCCATTCGGTTCAAATACTTCAAGGTGAAGCCGGAAACTTTTAAACTCACCACCGactatattttaaaaacggaCGACGAAACGTTGAATCAGATTGTCCCCCTGCATTATGTCTCCCCCTATTTCAAGCACGACGGAAAGGCTAAACTTCGAGACTTtagcggaaaaaaaggcgatgcccaggaaaaaaagagaccgAAATTTAATGGCAGGGCTGCTGCACGCAAAGGGCGCGGCGATTAA
- a CDS encoding hypothetical protein, conserved (encoded by transcript PVX_089105A), producing the protein MISVTIINDSVRDKLSDLGLSVFIGNLKRAKKLLKNSDINSKFLNDNSLLHICAHNEDTNMFYFLLSNGCDYKHVNENGDSCLHIIALNNNVYCLDILCRNSIKDIIDLKNKEGDTALHIAIKNGFPEFFTLLIKYGADACVKDDFDMDAYELLDLYRKKEKFYDCNSSTYANMFNFLITTRKER; encoded by the exons atgatcTCTGTAACGATAATCAACGACAGCGTGCGTGACAAGTTGTCAGATTTGGGGTTAAGCGTTTTCATAG GAAACTTAAAGAGAGcgaaaaaattactaaaGAATAGCGACATAAATAGCAAATTTTTG AACGACAACAGCCTACTCCACATCTGCGCCCACAATGAAGACACGAATATGTTCTATTTTCTGCTGAGCAATGGGTGTGACTATAAGCATGTTAAT GAAAACGGAGACTCCTGCCTGCACATCATCGCGCTGAATAACAACGTCTACTGTTTGGATATCCTCTGCCGGAACAGCATCAAGGATATCATTGACTTAAAGAATAAG GAAGGAGACACCGCTTTGCACATTGctataaaaaatggatttcCGGAATTTTTCACCCTACTGATAAAATACGGCGCAGACGCGTGCGTAAAAGACGAC TTCGACATGGACGCCTACGAATTGTTGGACCTCTacaggaagaaggaaaaattttacgaCTGCAATTCGAGCACATATGCGAacatgtttaattttttaataaccaCGAGGAAGGAGCGTTag
- a CDS encoding hypothetical protein, conserved (encoded by transcript PVX_089090A) yields MSKKKKSAKRKNGSSIVYSHPKITSTILLCSCYFFYGIFGVVYVILILIAIIFLNLDHSSDGGGGGGSGGNAISAYSIFNKGRKYLIGDLRMNQIETELRNRKFKNEDSDDNFIRYDDINKNKFYVKGSSKYNNKLCTCGSNRKFKKCCGAMKDDSSDY; encoded by the coding sequence ATgtcgaagaaaaaaaagagcgcgaagaggaagaatgGCAGCAGCATAGTGTACTCCCACCCGAAAATCACATCCACCATCTTACTATGCTCATGCTACTTCTTCTACGGCATATTTGGCGTAGTGTATGTGATCCTCATTCTGATTGCCATTATCTTTTTAAACCTTGACCACTCGAGCGATGGCGGTGGTGGAGGTGGTAGCGGGGGAAACGCCATAAGCGCATACTCTATCTTCAACAAGGGGAGGAAATACCTAATTGGTGATTTGCGAATGAACCAAATTGAAACGGAGTTGCGGAACAGGAAGTTTAAAAACGAAGACAGTGACGATAACTTTATTCGATACGATgacattaacaaaaataaattttacgtCAAGGGGTCCTCCAAGTATAATAACAAGTTGTGCACCTGTGGGTCCAACAGGAAGTTTAAAAAGTGCTGCGGAGCGATGAAGGACGATTCATCGGATTATTGA
- a CDS encoding translation initiation factor IF-3, putative (encoded by transcript PVX_089095A), with amino-acid sequence MKQLKLKAENKVVKQLRITPRIGANDLLIKINSAKQFLLRRHRVKFILTLKGREYTNVENVKKIFAKISEELKSYGNSESMRQNGNVVSQLFNLKAKRKNESSLGGGAAGGKEGGIK; translated from the exons atgaagcagCTGAAGCTCAAGGCGGAAAACAAGGTCGTCAAACAGTTGCGAATAACGCCGAG AATTGGGGCCAACGATTTGCTTATAAAGATAAATTCAGCGAAGCAGTTTCTGCTGAGGAGACACCGG GTAAAATTCATTTTGACGCTGAAGGGCAGGGAATACACCAACgtggaaaatgtaaaaaaaattttcgcaaaaatttccgaagaattaaaaagttaCGGCAACTCGGAGAGCATGCGGCAGAACGGCAATGTGGTGTCTCAGTTGTTTAATTTGAAGGccaagaggaaaaatgaaagctcactcggggggggagcagcaggaggaaaagaaggaggcaTTAAGTAG